The following proteins come from a genomic window of Ochotona princeps isolate mOchPri1 chromosome 14, mOchPri1.hap1, whole genome shotgun sequence:
- the LOC101516002 gene encoding small vasohibin-binding protein-like, with product MDPPARKEKSKIKEPVSRVEKAKQKSAQQELKQRQRAEIYGLNRVMTKLEQQQFDEFRKQMQLPGE from the coding sequence ATGGACCCACCCGCGCGAAAAGAGAAATCCAAAATTAAAGAACCCGTGAGCAGAGTAGAGAAGGCTAAGCAGAAATCAGCTCAGCAGGAGCTGAAGCAGCGGCAGAGAGCAGAGATCTATGGCCTCAACAGAGTCATGACCAAACTGGAGCAGCAGCAGTTTGATGAGTTCCGCAAACAGATGCAGCTTCCTGGAGAGTAA